The Ammospiza caudacuta isolate bAmmCau1 chromosome 18, bAmmCau1.pri, whole genome shotgun sequence region TTCTTATCTTGTCTGTCCTGGGTTGAAATTTGTCCTTCTGTTTTCTACTTTTTACAATCCCACTGTAGTCAATAGGAATGAGCAGGAACAAATCAGATAAAATGGGATTTGAGGAATAGtgatgtaattatttttcttttttgctttatgAGTACATTTCAGTGTGGTTTCCATATTATTACTAAAGTCTAATGGCCTTGCAGATAAACAATTTCTGGCCcaagtttaatatttttaattgcttaaattaaatttaaatattaatcaccatttctggattttttttttaattaatttgttgCAATGACCAGTTCCCCACTTAGtcaaatctgttttttttttccattttagacGAGAAATTCTTTTTGATTATGAGCAATATGAATACCATGGAACCTCGGTAAGTATAAACTCTGTTTGCCATAAAACTTTAAGGTGACAGTGTAAAAGTAATTGGGCAATATCCAATGTTATAATTATCTATTACAATTATATAATTGTCTAATAATACTATtcaatataataatattattgtatcttgcatttttatatattagtgttgtgtatatatataatgcagtttatatatatatatatatatgtagttgAACTTAGTCTAATGTTTTATGGCTTCTTTTAAATCTTTGCAAGGGTATCTATTTCAAAAATACTGTCACAAAAAGGCTTGAGCATGTAGGGAGGttgtttttttgtctttcagagTGTCAGGATATCCCAAACACAGCACTTAGGGCATCAAACTGTTCTTTCTGTCATTTGGCCTCTCtgattatttatatttaattttttgctttctgtatAATGCAGGTTTACAGAGCTCTCTAGAATATTTTTCTACTTAAGATCTTGGGAAGGAGCTGGCAGATTGTCAGACTGCAGGGTGATTTCTTGGGCTTTAGGAACGTGCTAGGACTGGGCAGATTGAGCTGTTCTGTTTGTTAACTGAACTGTGTCTTGTGTTCATTTGTCTTTTTGCTCCTCTCTTTTGCAGTCTGCAATGGTGATGTTTGATCTGGCATGGATAATGTCTAAGGATTTGAATGACATGTTGTGGTAGGTTCCCATCATCATTTTCTGTTGAGATTGGAAGCTTAAACTTGCCACAAAGGCAGGCATGGTtcccaaaattattttgtttttctatgaGATTCCAGTTTCTTTTGGGGGAGGATACTTGTCTTCAACTAGAGGATGCATCTGtgtaaattaattaaaagcaacAACAGattttgcatggaaaaaaagagattggTAATATTGTGTATGTCTGCAAAAGAGGGAATAGTAGTAGTAGATAACTTTGTTATTAACTTTTCTGTATTGCTGGTAAACAATGTTTCTGATTTGTTCTATTACATAGTTAGAGGGTTAAATATAATATATCCTATTGGAATACTTGTTGGTTTAacctttttttctatttctttttttccaaaaaaaatttaGGTGGGCTATTGTTGGCTTAACAGATCAGTGGGTCCAAGATAAAATCACTCAGtaagaaagtttttttttataagtttattcttttattattaaTCTTTCATATTTATTTGTCTACcttacaaaattttatttttgggagTAACTAGCAGCAATTAGTAGAGATCAGGAAACATAAGGGTATTATTCTAACAGAAAGAAGTAATTAACAGtgatattaaatatattaattccTTAATGTGATCTGTTGCCTTCCAAAGATAggaatgtatttatttaaaagattattttctatTACTTAGATTTTTAagctaactttttttttctcacaaaattATAAATCAATCACTTCTAATCTGGGAGGAAATTGTGATTAATGGTAGTTTACCTGAGCATGAACTTGATACGTATTTATTAAAGGAAGAAACTTTTGTATGTTCTGTATCTTCCAGGTTTCTTTACAGTTTTAGATAAGaagtttcaaatatttttgtctctttttatttcctacTAGATATGATCAGAATTCTAGTATTACATGTGTAGACTTTAATTCTGGTGTTATATTTTCACTAATACATGAACATTTTCAAATAGATAAGTGTAATAGTATATTACACTTATCTTGTAATTTGCTACAAgatatttctgatttctttggTCTGTCTATTGCTTGGTTTCGTagtattgttttgttttgggttttttgtggttttctttttgttttggttgtggCTTTTTGGTGGgctgtttttgtttggttgggggttttggtTCTTTAATTGCCTGGGTAAAAAGATgaatattgaaaaaatattcaatttttcAATAATTGGTGAATTATTGAAATAATGTTTCAATATTTCAATAATTATTTAACGAGTTGGGAGGGTTTAAAAATGTATCTACAGTTTTCACGTTTTCATGCTGTAGACTTTAGGAAGGATTATTATTTTCTTGTAATCAAGAAGAAAACTTGCCAGGCAGCAGGGGAAGTGGCAGACTGTTTGTGTTGCAGGATGAAGTACGTGACTGACATCGGGGTCCTGCAGCGCCACGTGTCGCGCCACAACCACCGCAACGAGGACGAGGAGAACTCCCTGTCCATTGACTGCATGAGAATTGCATTTGAGTATGAGTATCCTTAAAGAAGCTCTGGGCTGAACCCTCTGGGGTTTttatctaggaaaaaaaaaatgccagcACCATCTCTGCTTCGAGTGGAAATAAAATAAGGGGAAATGTTTTATAGTGGATGAATCTCTGTTCCAGCTGCTTGTGGGGCTTCAGTTCAGCTTAACCTTTCTGAACTGCTTACAAGTCACCATTGCTACTCTTGGGTTACATCACCTGAGCTTCTCACTGCATTTTATGCAATATGTAAGGGCAGCTGAATCCTTTCCTGCTGGTGGAGTTTGTAGGGTCAGAGGATATTTGTGTTTGCAGTTATTTGCCTTAACTCCTGCTCAGCCTGCGCCTGGCACTGTACCAGCACTGGTCTCTCTATGAAAGTCTCTGCAACACCTGCTACACCTCTGCCAGCCTCAAGCTTTGGTCTGTGCAAGGGCAGAAGAGGCTCCAGGAGTTTTTGGCTGACATGGGGTGAGTTATAGAAATTTGgatcatttttttttaaatgagttacaggaaaatattcagaatatAGCTGGCAAGTACTCAAGCTGTCAGCTTTTAAATATGATTGTGGGGTTCTGAATAGGTGGCAGTGTCTCTGAGTTACACAACTTGTGTATTGGTTTACAAGGAACATTTGCTGTATGCTTTTATGGAATGGCAGCTCAGTAAAGCAACCTCTACTTCCTTGTATTCACTTTTCAATGactgaaaaaacaaatgcaTACAAGTTTAGCCAGACTTAACCTTGTTAAATCatctaataattttaaaaatcctatgagaaaaaggcaaaatactTGTTTCTTCTGGCATACCTGtcaatgaattttttttcctcctgttcttAGTTTGCCCTTGAAACAAGTGAAACAGAAGTTTAATTCCATGGACatgtctttaaaagaaaatcttcGGGAGATGATTGAAGAATCTGCAAACAAATTTGGGTAAATTGCTTTAAATACAAATGTTTTATCTGAAAATACTTTTCAATTAagttcaaatatttttgtatgaAGATGATCTAAtatgttgtttttaaaaatatgattcTTAGATTGACAAAGTAAGGCTGGATTTGTTGCAAATGTTAGTATAAGGTTTGTCATCATGTACTTAAGATTAACAAACTGGGGAGACTGTTGATCATGTAAATAAGTTTTCCTGGGTCTATTTCATTTTGCAGAATGAAAGATTTGCGAGTTCAGACTTTCAGTATTCACTTTGGCTTTAAGAACAAGTTCTCAGCAAGTGACATAGTTTATGCAACAACTTCTCTCATGGAGAACATAGAGAAAGAGGGGCCTGAAACAACTAATTTCATTAAGGCTTTGGACAGTCTTTCCAGGTACTGAAAATATTCTTCTTCAGTATTTGCAATTTTATTTAGGCAAATGTATTGGGATTATGGATCTAAAATATGAATTGTTGCTTCATAAGCTATTGAATAAAAACCCCAGAATATCCCTGTGAATAGTATTTTGATATAATTTTTATGTGAAAAACTTTTTTGCACTATGGAAGTgtctatttttattctttttgttgCAGAGGTAACCTGGACAAGCTGCACCAAGGACTGGACCTGGCCAAAAAGCAGCTACGTGCCATTCAGCAGACAGTGGCCAGCTGTATTTGCACCAACCTTGTCATTTCCCAGGGGCCATTTCTTTATTGCTCCCTCATGGAGGTCAGAATTGTGTGTTTGGCCTCTCATTTGGCTCTCCTTTTTGGCTGTATCATCCTTGAATAACAGTTGCCCTAAGTGCTTGGCCCAGCAAGAATTACTCTGTAAGAAAGAACCAATATCTCTGTGCAGTGCTGTCCTCTGATGGGTCAATATTGACATTGCTCTGAACTCCCAAAGGCAGAATCACCCCTCATAAAGGGGAGAGGGCTTTGCTGCAAAGCTGGGTGAGCTCAACCTGTATTGAAATGGTTCTTGTTAGTGTTCTTTGAGCCACACACAGCTTCTAGACTTGTTAGTAGACAATAAAACTAAGTAAGAGTAAGAATCATCTTGGgctgtaattaaaataattcttcttTTCCTAGGGCACACCAGATGTGAAACTGTTTTCCAAACCAGTGTCTCTATGTCTGCTTAGTAAATACTTACTGAAATCTTTTGTTTGCTCTGTAAGTAAATCAAAAGCATTTGACTCACAAACTTCTGGCTGGTGTAGTTCTAATTGTGCTGTCAGATACTTGCAGTTGATTATTAAAAGCATTAGAGGAAACTATTAACAATTTTCTCCTAATTGGATGATTTTAGCATATTTGTGAATACTGCTGTAGGGAAGGTACCTATCTGGAGACTTCATAGCATTGAGTTTTCATTACCAAGATAATAACAATCTAAACATTTGTGTAATTTTGTAAGTTTTGAGGGAGTGCATCACTGAAATTTCTATTAGTCCTTAAAGTAACTTTTACTGTAAGGAACAGTGAATTAAGATATCCTGTAAAGAAACCACCTTCTTTGAACTGCAGAATATGTGTATCCTTAGGTGGCTATTTGTAATGCTATCTCACATGGAGAGCTGATATTAAATTGCTTTCTGACCTTGTgtaacacagagattttctgaCTTCCAGACAAAAAACAAGCGCTGCAAGCTGCTGCCCCTGGTCATGGCTGCACCCATGGATGTGGAACAGGGAACTGTGATCATGGTGGGGATTCCTCCAGAGACAGAAAGCTCAGACAAAAAGAAGTAAGAAAAGTGTTTACAAGTTCTAAACCTGTCTCTGAAGCAAATATACCTTTCCTGTACTATTTAACACTGATTATGTTTACTTGAATGGTATCCTTCTCAAAAACACACCTTCTGCATACTGTGTGCATGGGATACTTTGAGAGAGGATACAGATCTTCAAGCAGGATCTTGCAATCCTTgcaaggtttttcttttccttccctcttaAAAGAGGGAAACAGTTCACTATATGGCCCATGACTTCATTTCTAAAAGCCTCCAATGTAAAAATTTTTGCAAGCGAATAAGTGAGGTGTGTGTTGAATACACAGCACCTGCAAAAACATCCGGAATCCATTTCCTCCTCTCAGCCAGGAGAAAGTTCCTTGCTTCTACCTCAGTAAACATCCTTTCCCGTGACACTCATCCGTatttctgctcctgcctcagcttTTTTGGAAGAGCCTTCGAGAAGGCTGCAGAGAGCACGAGCTCCCGGACGCTGCACAACCACTTCCAGATGTCCAGTGAGTAGCGGGGCCCGCAGGGGGCGGTGCTGGCACGGCCCGCGGGAGGCTCGGCCGTGCTCAGGGCCTGCCTTCCTCTGCACAGAGCACGGGGCACCGAGCCGGGGCACAGAGCACGGGGCACCCAGCTGGTGCACAGAGCACGGGGCACCCAGCTGGTGCACAGAGCACGgggcacccagccctggcacagagcacggggcacccagccctggcacagagcatggggcacccagccctggcacagagcacgGGGCACAGAGCACGGGgcacccagcctggcacagagcacggggcacccagcctggcacagagcacgGGGCACCCAGCCTGGCTTTCTCAGTCTGTGTTCTGCATGCCCTGATGGTTTGCACATTGTGCCCTTCACAGTCCTTGATGTTGTCTGTGAAGGCTTTAAATTTAGCAGTGTGCTATTGATGGGATACTTTAGCAGTGAAATCAGCCTATCTTGCCCATGCTTAAAAAAAAGAGGCTTTTTAAACAATATCTATCTATGCATGTTGAACATAATCAGAAATATTCTTATATTTAAGAAGTGCCTGCACTGTTGTGGAGTGAGCACCTGTGGTGGTGCTCAttcccaggacgagggaagagatgagaatcttgactcaatgtttcagaaggctgatttattattttattatttatattatattaaaagaaaattatatactaaaactatactaaaagaatagaagaaaggatttcatcagaggGCTGGCAAGGAATAGaaatggaatgataacaaaagctcgTGCCActcagagtctgagccagctggactgtgattggccattaattaaaaaccacATGAGActaatcaaagatgcacctgttgcattccacagcagcagagaatgattgtttttcttctcctctgaggcttctcagcttctcaggagaaaaatcctgacaaagggatttttcagaaaatatggcaACAAGCACCTGTGGATTAGTTTGCTaatatttaaacacaaaataaacaatGTCCTTTGCATTTTGTTCAAATTGCTTCTCCTTCTTAAAGATGGGTAAAAATATAAATTGGTATACTCAGGCTTATTGTTCTTCAAGAGAAGATACCTGGTATATCTTCTGGTGATATCTGGTATAtctgtaataaaatatttcatattttagtAATTGAATTGAAAACAGAAGATCGGAGCAAGTTTCTGGATGCACTCATTTCTCTCTTGTCTTAAAGGTAAGACACTAAggattgctttaaaaattattataaatcaAGTAACCTGCCACTGTCtgtagaatatttttttaaaatatggcaACTTTTAGTGAAAATATAAATTGAAGCTAAGAGTTTCTTACAAAGACAACTGTTTTCCTTTGGAGGAGGAGGCAGACAATGTGAAAGCAAGATTTTTTCATCCTTAagacatttatttaaaagtttCATCATCCCTGAGCTTCTCTGTCATTGTTCCTAactttttgtgcctttttaaCTCATGGTGGAAAAGGAGTTTGTGTTGTGAGAGAAATATTGGTTAATTGTAGCTGTTCCTCTGTTACTGACATTTAATTCTGATGGCTTCTTTGAGCTCAGGATGGAATTTTGgccacagcagtgccactggCTTTGATGTTAATGcagaatttgcatttttctttcccagtgtTAGGGTTGTAGCCTAGGTTGGTGTGCAGTTTCTACCTGGAACAGAGATGGGGATGTAAGAATTTATTTGTAGTTGTCAAGTAGCTGCACACTGGTCCAAAGCAGCTTGTTAGACAGCAGAGGCATGCATGGCTCACAGGATTTCTACATCCATTTGTTCCTTTCTTTACCCTCTG contains the following coding sequences:
- the CDC45 gene encoding cell division control protein 45 homolog, whose amino-acid sequence is MFVSDCRREFYDVIVTQRVLLLVASDVDALCACKILQALFQCDHVQYTLVPVAGWQELETAFLEHKDQFKYFVLINCGANVDLLEILQPEEDTFFFVCDSHRPINVVNVYNDTQIKLLVKQEDDLDVPAYDDIFRDEEEEEEEEDSENESGGSEPLEKRRRFEEEVIERTMKRRQRREWEARRREILFDYEQYEYHGTSSAMVMFDLAWIMSKDLNDMLWWAIVGLTDQWVQDKITQMKYVTDIGVLQRHVSRHNHRNEDEENSLSIDCMRIAFEYDLRLALYQHWSLYESLCNTCYTSASLKLWSVQGQKRLQEFLADMGLPLKQVKQKFNSMDMSLKENLREMIEESANKFGMKDLRVQTFSIHFGFKNKFSASDIVYATTSLMENIEKEGPETTNFIKALDSLSRGNLDKLHQGLDLAKKQLRAIQQTVASCICTNLVISQGPFLYCSLMEGTPDVKLFSKPVSLCLLSKYLLKSFVCSTKNKRCKLLPLVMAAPMDVEQGTVIMVGIPPETESSDKKNFFGRAFEKAAESTSSRTLHNHFQMSIIELKTEDRSKFLDALISLLS